A region of Synechococcus sp. MW101C3 DNA encodes the following proteins:
- the sufB gene encoding Fe-S cluster assembly protein SufB — translation MSTAPTVGDLVSQPYKYGFVTDIETEKIAKGLSEDVVRLISAKKNEPAFLLDFRLRAYRQWLRMTEPDWAALGHAPIDYQELIYYAAPKQQEKKASLDEVDPKLLETFDKLGIPLSEQKRLSNVAVDAVFDSVSIATTYREKLAEHGVIFCSISEAVKDHPELIARYLGTVVPSNDNFFAALNSAVFSDGSFVFIPKGVECPMELSTYFRINSGDTGQFERTLIVAEEGASVSYLEGCTAPMFDTNQLHAAVVELVALDDASIKYSTVQNWYAGDEHGKGGIYNFVTKRGQCRGDRSHISWTQVETGSAITWKYPSCVLQGADSVGEFYSVALTNNRQQADTGTKMIHLGPRSRSTIVSKGISAGQSSNSYRGLVQIGPKAVGAKNYSQCDSMLIGDQAAANTYPYIRSQQPDAAIEHEASTCRISADQLFYLQSRGIGFEAAVSMMVSGFCRDVFNQLPMEFAAEADKLLALKLEGSVG, via the coding sequence ATGTCCACAGCGCCCACCGTTGGTGATCTGGTCAGCCAGCCGTACAAGTACGGCTTCGTCACCGACATCGAAACCGAGAAGATCGCCAAGGGCCTCAGCGAGGACGTGGTGCGGCTGATCTCGGCCAAGAAGAACGAGCCCGCCTTCCTGCTGGATTTCCGCCTGCGGGCCTACCGGCAGTGGCTGCGCATGACTGAGCCCGATTGGGCAGCCCTTGGCCATGCCCCGATCGATTATCAGGAGCTGATCTACTACGCGGCGCCCAAGCAGCAGGAAAAGAAGGCCAGTCTTGATGAGGTGGATCCCAAGCTGCTGGAAACCTTCGACAAGCTCGGCATTCCGCTGAGCGAGCAGAAGCGGCTCAGCAATGTGGCTGTGGATGCGGTGTTCGACAGCGTGTCGATCGCCACCACCTACCGGGAGAAGCTGGCCGAGCACGGCGTGATCTTCTGCTCGATCAGTGAGGCGGTGAAAGACCATCCCGAACTGATCGCCCGTTATCTCGGCACGGTGGTTCCCAGCAACGACAACTTCTTCGCTGCTCTCAATTCGGCGGTGTTCAGCGACGGCTCCTTCGTGTTCATCCCGAAGGGGGTGGAGTGCCCGATGGAGCTCTCCACCTATTTCCGGATCAACTCCGGTGACACCGGCCAGTTCGAGCGCACCCTGATCGTGGCGGAGGAAGGCGCATCGGTCAGCTATCTGGAGGGCTGCACCGCCCCGATGTTCGACACCAACCAACTGCACGCCGCCGTTGTGGAGCTGGTGGCCCTCGATGATGCCTCGATCAAGTATTCCACCGTTCAGAACTGGTATGCCGGCGATGAGCACGGCAAGGGTGGCATCTACAACTTCGTTACCAAGCGGGGACAGTGCCGCGGCGATCGCAGCCACATCAGCTGGACCCAGGTGGAAACCGGCTCAGCGATCACCTGGAAGTATCCCAGCTGTGTTCTGCAGGGGGCTGATTCGGTGGGCGAGTTCTACTCCGTAGCCCTCACCAACAACCGCCAGCAGGCCGACACCGGCACCAAGATGATCCATCTGGGTCCGCGCAGCCGCTCCACGATCGTGAGCAAGGGCATCAGCGCCGGTCAGTCGTCGAACAGCTACCGGGGGCTGGTGCAGATCGGCCCCAAGGCCGTGGGCGCCAAGAACTACAGCCAGTGCGATTCGATGCTGATCGGCGACCAGGCCGCCGCCAACACCTACCCCTACATCCGCTCCCAGCAGCCGGATGCCGCGATCGAGCATGAGGCGAGCACCTGTCGCATCTCTGCCGATCAGCTGTTCTATCTGCAGAGCCGCGGCATCGGTTTCGAAGCGGCGGTGTCGATGATGGTGAGTGGCTTCTGCCGCGATGTGTTCAACCAGCTGCCGATGGAGTTCGCCGCCGAAGCCGACAAACTGCTGGCCCTGAAGCTCGAAGGCTCCGTGGGCTGA
- a CDS encoding SufD family Fe-S cluster assembly protein, which yields MMASLSDTDAAALAQGVATAPWTQRFLDALDAPAGELETVQWRGREALARQPLPSRRDEDWRFTDLAPLLAVFDGTAPTAGSFGGTDSPAAASALPPPAPDTVRLLLDGRSDPLAGQSLPAGLSLLGEGEWPLALGHTLAATGCQAHWPVELNQATASRCLALRVSGTVASTLELVSVAGANRPDAAEPGTHPIGQRLTPVRVLLLLEEKASLNVLQVQLGDGPCLSSLVCEARLGRGSTLRHGLLAFGTGEACFLGHLAVEQEIESHLESVWASRGWALARFEPRVSQAEGGAFTSLKALQLAEEHQRVDTHSRVVFEGPDGQLEQLHKAIADGHGRSVFNGAVKVPRLAQRTNAAQLSRNLLLSNQARIDTKPELEIVADDVRCAHGATVSRLQQNELFYLQSRGISAAVAAGLLKRGFCQEVLRDLPPAAAGWEPLKRLLAEA from the coding sequence ATGATGGCGTCCCTTTCCGACACTGACGCCGCCGCCCTCGCCCAGGGCGTGGCCACCGCCCCCTGGACCCAGCGCTTCCTCGACGCGCTCGATGCGCCGGCCGGCGAGCTGGAAACCGTGCAGTGGCGCGGCCGCGAAGCCCTGGCCCGTCAGCCGCTGCCCTCCCGCCGCGACGAAGATTGGCGCTTCACCGACCTGGCTCCCCTCCTGGCGGTGTTCGACGGCACCGCCCCCACAGCCGGCAGCTTCGGCGGCACTGACAGCCCTGCCGCTGCCAGCGCCCTGCCCCCCCCGGCGCCGGACACGGTGCGGCTGCTGCTGGATGGCCGCAGTGATCCCCTGGCCGGCCAGAGCCTGCCTGCCGGCCTGTCGCTGCTGGGCGAAGGCGAATGGCCGCTGGCCCTGGGCCACACCCTGGCGGCCACCGGCTGCCAGGCCCACTGGCCGGTGGAACTGAACCAGGCCACCGCCAGCCGCTGCCTGGCGTTGCGCGTCAGCGGCACGGTGGCTTCCACGTTGGAGCTGGTGAGTGTGGCGGGCGCGAATCGTCCCGATGCAGCTGAACCCGGCACTCACCCCATCGGGCAGCGCCTCACCCCGGTGCGGGTGCTGCTGCTGCTCGAGGAGAAGGCGAGCCTGAATGTGCTCCAGGTGCAGCTGGGCGATGGCCCATGCCTGAGCAGCCTGGTGTGTGAGGCCCGGCTGGGACGTGGCTCCACTTTGCGCCACGGTCTGCTGGCGTTCGGTACGGGCGAGGCCTGTTTCCTGGGCCATCTGGCGGTGGAGCAGGAGATCGAAAGCCATCTGGAATCGGTGTGGGCAAGCCGCGGCTGGGCGCTGGCGCGCTTCGAGCCGCGGGTGAGCCAGGCCGAGGGCGGTGCCTTCACCAGCCTCAAGGCCCTGCAGCTGGCTGAAGAGCACCAGCGCGTGGACACCCACAGCCGGGTGGTGTTCGAAGGGCCCGACGGGCAGTTGGAGCAACTCCACAAGGCGATCGCCGACGGCCACGGCCGCAGCGTGTTCAACGGTGCGGTGAAGGTGCCGCGCCTGGCCCAGCGCACCAATGCCGCCCAGTTGAGCCGCAACCTGCTGCTCTCCAACCAGGCCCGCATCGACACCAAGCCCGAGCTCGAGATCGTTGCCGACGACGTGCGCTGCGCCCATGGCGCCACGGTGAGCCGTCTGCAGCAGAACGAACTCTTCTATCTGCAGAGCCGGGGCATCAGTGCCGCCGTGGCCGCGGGGCTGCTCAAGCGGGGCTTCTGCCAGGAGGTGCTACGCGATCTGCCGCCGGCGGCGGCAGGGTGGGAGCCCCTCAAGCGTCTGCTCGCGGAGGCCTGA
- a CDS encoding SufS family cysteine desulfurase gives MASGVAAAAAGTAPGENLAALTRPDFPLLAQQACLGQPLIYLDHAATSQKPRQVLEALQGYYSHDNANVHRGAHQLSARATDAFEGARDKTARFIAAATPREIVFTRNASEAINLVARSWGDAFLRPGDEILLTVMEHHSNLVPWQLLAARTGAVLRHAGLTDTGELDMEDFSRLLNERTRLVSVVQISNTLGCLNPIAAIAQLTHQAGALLLVDACQSLPHLPVNVAALGADFLVGSSHKLCGPTGMGFLWAREALLEAMPPFLGGGEMIQDVGLDVSTWAELPHKFEAGTPAIGEAVGMGAALDYLNAIGLERIHAWEQGLTRHLFQRLQAIEGLTVLGPTPEQQPDRGALAAFTVEGLHANDLSALLDAGGICIRSGHHCTQPLHRHYGLSATARASLAFTTTFEEIDRFADELQSSVEFLKEHG, from the coding sequence ATGGCCTCTGGGGTTGCCGCTGCGGCGGCTGGGACCGCCCCGGGCGAGAACCTGGCGGCGCTCACCCGGCCCGATTTTCCGCTGCTCGCCCAGCAGGCCTGCCTGGGGCAACCGCTGATTTATCTCGATCACGCTGCCACCAGCCAGAAGCCGCGGCAGGTGCTGGAGGCGCTGCAGGGCTACTACTCCCACGACAATGCCAACGTGCACCGCGGCGCCCACCAGCTGAGCGCCCGGGCCACCGATGCGTTTGAAGGCGCTCGCGACAAGACCGCCCGCTTCATCGCTGCGGCCACCCCCAGGGAGATCGTGTTCACCCGCAATGCCAGCGAGGCGATCAATCTGGTGGCCCGCAGCTGGGGGGATGCATTCCTGCGGCCCGGCGACGAAATCCTGCTCACGGTGATGGAGCACCACAGCAATCTGGTGCCCTGGCAGCTGCTGGCAGCCCGCACCGGCGCCGTGCTGCGCCACGCCGGCCTCACCGACACCGGCGAGCTCGACATGGAGGATTTCAGCCGTCTGCTCAATGAACGCACGCGGCTGGTGAGCGTGGTGCAGATCAGCAACACGCTCGGTTGCCTCAATCCGATCGCGGCGATCGCCCAGCTCACGCACCAGGCCGGTGCTCTGCTGCTGGTGGATGCCTGCCAGAGCCTGCCGCACCTGCCGGTGAACGTGGCCGCGCTGGGCGCTGATTTCCTGGTGGGCTCTTCGCACAAGCTCTGCGGCCCCACCGGCATGGGCTTCCTCTGGGCCCGCGAGGCGCTGCTGGAGGCGATGCCGCCATTTCTGGGCGGCGGCGAGATGATCCAGGATGTGGGCCTTGACGTCAGCACCTGGGCGGAGCTGCCCCATAAGTTTGAAGCCGGCACCCCGGCGATCGGTGAAGCGGTGGGGATGGGCGCCGCGCTCGATTACCTCAATGCCATTGGTCTGGAGCGTATCCACGCCTGGGAGCAGGGGCTCACCCGCCACCTCTTCCAGCGGCTGCAGGCGATCGAAGGGCTCACGGTCCTCGGCCCCACGCCGGAGCAGCAACCCGATCGCGGCGCCCTGGCCGCCTTCACGGTGGAGGGCCTGCATGCCAACGACCTCTCGGCCCTGCTGGATGCCGGTGGCATCTGCATCCGCAGCGGCCACCACTGCACCCAGCCGTTGCATCGCCACTACGGCCTGTCGGCCACGGCGCGCGCCAGCCTGGCCTTCACCACCACCTTCGAAGAAATCGACCGCTTCGCCGACGAACTGCAGAGCAGCGTGGAGTTTCTGAAGGAGCACGGCTGA
- a CDS encoding DUF2164 family protein, with the protein MAIALIGYHFPDSREEDIGLLVAGWLLAVFLASVGASLYNKTVDKS; encoded by the coding sequence ATGGCGATCGCGTTGATTGGGTACCACTTCCCTGACAGCAGAGAGGAGGATATTGGCTTGCTTGTTGCAGGCTGGTTGCTCGCTGTCTTTCTTGCAAGCGTTGGGGCCAGCCTCTATAACAAGACTGTTGATAAGTCCTAG
- a CDS encoding class I SAM-dependent methyltransferase: MDLFERQWSTYRRVVDHDLMEHKALSAATTAAIEGWLAQRPSGSPLPRMVDLGCGDLALLAPLLRRLPLGSYLGIDLAAPVLPLAAAQLQGVPYPCAWREQDLLSWALEPAGDDPGASAAAPVDLIHTSFAVHHLTTPEKARFLAACRARLAPTGLLLWADVFREPGESREAYVARYVQRISDGWQALAAEERQRVMDHLSRFDHPADATAIQHTAEACGWRWQWLWRGSHRAEALALLTPC, translated from the coding sequence ATGGACCTTTTCGAGCGCCAGTGGAGCACCTACCGCCGCGTGGTCGACCACGACCTGATGGAGCACAAGGCGCTCTCGGCAGCCACCACAGCGGCGATCGAAGGCTGGCTGGCCCAGCGCCCATCAGGGTCGCCGTTGCCCCGGATGGTGGATCTGGGCTGTGGCGATCTGGCCCTGCTGGCGCCGCTGCTGCGGCGGCTGCCGCTGGGGTCGTACCTCGGGATTGATCTTGCCGCTCCAGTGCTGCCCCTGGCCGCCGCCCAGCTGCAGGGGGTGCCCTATCCCTGCGCCTGGCGTGAGCAGGATCTGCTCTCCTGGGCGCTGGAGCCGGCCGGCGACGACCCCGGCGCCAGCGCCGCCGCACCGGTGGATCTGATCCACACCTCCTTCGCGGTGCATCACCTCACCACGCCGGAGAAGGCCCGGTTTCTGGCGGCCTGCCGCGCACGGCTCGCACCCACCGGCCTCCTCCTCTGGGCCGATGTGTTCCGTGAACCGGGCGAAAGCCGCGAGGCCTATGTGGCCCGTTACGTGCAGCGCATCTCGGACGGCTGGCAGGCGCTCGCAGCCGAAGAACGGCAGCGGGTGATGGATCACCTCAGCCGCTTTGATCACCCGGCCGACGCGACCGCGATCCAGCACACGGCAGAAGCGTGCGGCTGGCGATGGCAGTGGCTCTGGCGTGGAAGCCACCGCGCCGAAGCCCTGGCCCTGCTCACCCCCTGCTGA
- a CDS encoding helix-turn-helix domain-containing protein gives MSVFPAQPDTLSQRLDKGDLFAQPCPSRDILKHVCSRWGVLCLLSLRQGTHRFSELRRKIGGVSEKMLAQSLQALADDGFVLRVSYPVVPPFVEYSLTPLGEEVAEHVATLANWIEVNLPRVLEARTHVSTP, from the coding sequence ATGAGCGTCTTCCCTGCCCAGCCCGACACGCTGAGCCAGCGCCTCGACAAGGGCGATCTCTTCGCCCAACCCTGCCCCTCGCGCGACATCCTCAAGCACGTATGCAGCCGGTGGGGAGTGCTCTGCCTGCTATCCCTGCGCCAGGGCACGCATCGGTTCAGTGAGCTCAGACGCAAAATCGGTGGCGTCAGCGAGAAAATGCTGGCCCAGAGCCTCCAAGCTCTCGCAGACGATGGCTTTGTTCTGCGCGTGTCCTATCCGGTGGTGCCTCCATTCGTGGAGTACAGCCTCACGCCCTTGGGAGAAGAAGTGGCCGAGCATGTCGCCACCTTGGCCAACTGGATTGAAGTGAATCTGCCACGGGTGTTGGAGGCCAGAACACACGTGTCCACGCCCTGA
- a CDS encoding DMT family transporter gives MIAIRPPRLLPVAITGVLAALAAAFCWTASSSLWRQLPTSLSAAQLNLVKNLLAVATLLPLVLLSPWRVAPLPLALLVLSGVVGIALGDSLYLAALRRLGTRRTLTLDAGGPAVAMLGGVVFLAEVPTLVQWLGVGLICLSVLLVARQAPATPLVPQRDRLGLALALAALLCGSTGALLARAALRASALTPLESATLRLAAAAVVMLPLLWRLPLPGQRPRLGWRRWPLVLLATLLGTSAGIVLQQTALQHLPGGLAVALLATAPVMALPLAGLEGDTPGWRGLVAAVLALAGVSLVTGALGNLAAAMTR, from the coding sequence ATGATCGCAATCCGTCCACCTCGACTGTTGCCGGTGGCCATCACGGGAGTTCTGGCCGCCCTCGCCGCCGCTTTCTGCTGGACAGCCTCCAGCAGCCTCTGGCGGCAGCTGCCCACCTCGCTGAGCGCTGCCCAGCTCAACCTGGTGAAGAACCTGCTGGCGGTGGCGACGCTGCTGCCGCTCGTGCTGCTGAGTCCCTGGCGCGTCGCGCCCCTGCCGCTGGCGTTGCTGGTGCTGAGCGGTGTGGTGGGGATTGCCCTGGGCGACAGCCTGTATCTGGCGGCCCTGCGCCGGCTCGGCACCCGCCGCACCCTCACCCTCGATGCCGGCGGCCCGGCTGTGGCAATGCTTGGCGGGGTGGTGTTCCTGGCAGAGGTGCCCACGTTGGTGCAGTGGCTGGGGGTGGGGCTGATCTGTCTGTCGGTCCTGCTGGTGGCGCGACAGGCCCCTGCCACCCCACTGGTGCCGCAGCGGGATCGGCTTGGCCTGGCCCTGGCGCTGGCGGCGCTGCTGTGCGGCAGCACGGGCGCCCTGCTGGCCCGCGCCGCGCTGCGGGCCTCGGCCCTGACTCCCCTGGAATCGGCCACCCTGCGTCTGGCGGCCGCAGCCGTGGTGATGCTGCCGCTGCTGTGGCGGTTGCCGCTCCCTGGCCAGCGGCCCCGGCTGGGCTGGCGGCGCTGGCCGCTGGTGCTGCTGGCCACGCTGCTGGGCACCAGCGCGGGCATCGTGCTGCAGCAGACCGCCCTGCAGCACCTGCCGGGCGGTCTGGCCGTGGCGCTGCTGGCCACGGCGCCTGTGATGGCGCTGCCATTGGCGGGGCTGGAAGGCGACACGCCTGGCTGGCGGGGCCTGGTGGCCGCCGTGCTGGCTTTGGCCGGGGTCAGCCTGGTGACGGGGGCGCTGGGGAACCTGGCTGCGGCGATGACGCGGTGA
- the sufR gene encoding iron-sulfur cluster biosynthesis transcriptional regulator SufR — protein sequence MPSTTQAPTREAVLTLLMRLGEATAAQLAEALSVSVQAMRRHLRSLEEEGVLEASPTPEGPGRPSNHWRLTRQGHDSFPDSGENFAIGLLQSMAASMPRDAIQTLLKQQAVAKASADRRLIGEGSLTERVQRLVELRRREGYMTECRRDGDGLSWCMSEFHCSVSRIADQFPLICDQELQQIRHTFPDCTVERVHWRLEGGHSCGFRLTPRPPAAPTSSSDTPGDG from the coding sequence ATGCCTTCCACCACCCAGGCCCCCACCCGCGAGGCGGTGCTCACGCTGCTGATGCGTCTCGGTGAGGCCACAGCGGCCCAGCTCGCAGAAGCACTCTCGGTGTCGGTTCAGGCGATGCGTCGCCATCTGCGCAGCCTCGAAGAAGAAGGCGTGCTTGAAGCCAGCCCCACGCCCGAAGGTCCAGGCCGTCCCAGCAATCACTGGCGCCTCACCCGCCAGGGCCACGATAGCTTTCCCGACAGTGGCGAGAACTTCGCCATCGGCCTGCTGCAGTCGATGGCGGCGAGCATGCCCCGCGATGCCATCCAGACTTTGCTGAAGCAGCAGGCGGTCGCCAAGGCCAGCGCCGATCGACGCCTGATCGGCGAAGGCAGCCTCACCGAGCGGGTGCAGCGGCTGGTGGAGCTGCGTCGCCGCGAGGGCTACATGACCGAATGCCGCCGCGACGGCGACGGGCTTTCCTGGTGCATGAGCGAATTCCACTGCTCCGTCTCCCGCATCGCCGACCAGTTCCCGCTGATCTGCGACCAGGAGCTCCAGCAGATCCGCCACACCTTCCCCGATTGCACCGTGGAGCGCGTCCACTGGCGGTTGGAGGGCGGCCACTCCTGCGGCTTCCGGCTCACCCCACGCCCCCCGGCCGCCCCCACCAGCTCCAGCGACACCCCCGGTGATGGCTGA
- the sufC gene encoding Fe-S cluster assembly ATPase SufC, translating to MIRPDADLLLEIVDLHARVEDQPILKGVNLTVRAGEIHAVMGRNGSGKSTLSKVLAGHPAYTVTGGSVRYRGADLLDLEPEQRSRIGLFLGFQYPVEIPGVSNLEFLRVSTNARRSELGKEELDTFAFEDVVRERLEVVKMDPAFLERSVNEGFSGGEKKRNEILQMALLEPSVAILDETDSGLDIDALRIVAAGVNQLSTPENATLLITHYQRLLDVIIPDYVHVMAAGRILRTGGKELAFELEERGYDWVDAELASEQRSVAEVAG from the coding sequence GTGATTCGCCCCGACGCTGATCTTCTGCTTGAAATCGTGGATCTCCATGCGCGCGTGGAGGACCAGCCGATCCTCAAGGGTGTGAACCTCACCGTGCGTGCCGGCGAGATCCATGCGGTGATGGGCCGGAACGGCAGCGGCAAGAGCACGCTGTCCAAGGTGCTGGCCGGCCACCCTGCCTACACCGTCACCGGTGGCAGCGTGCGGTACCGGGGTGCTGATCTTCTTGATCTGGAGCCGGAGCAGCGCTCCCGCATCGGTCTGTTCCTCGGTTTTCAATACCCCGTAGAGATCCCCGGGGTCAGCAATCTCGAGTTCCTGCGGGTGTCCACCAACGCCCGTCGCAGTGAGCTGGGCAAAGAAGAACTGGACACCTTCGCCTTTGAAGATGTGGTGCGCGAGCGGCTGGAGGTGGTGAAGATGGACCCCGCCTTCCTGGAGCGCAGTGTGAACGAAGGCTTCTCCGGTGGCGAGAAGAAGCGCAATGAAATCCTGCAGATGGCGCTGCTGGAGCCGTCGGTGGCGATCCTCGATGAAACCGATTCCGGCCTCGACATCGACGCCCTGCGCATCGTTGCCGCCGGCGTCAATCAGCTCTCCACCCCGGAGAACGCCACGCTGCTGATCACCCACTACCAGCGCCTGCTGGATGTGATCATCCCCGACTACGTGCATGTGATGGCGGCCGGGCGGATCCTGCGTACCGGCGGTAAGGAACTGGCGTTCGAACTGGAAGAGCGCGGTTACGACTGGGTCGACGCCGAACTGGCATCCGAGCAGCGCAGCGTTGCCGAGGTGGCCGGATGA
- a CDS encoding SDR family oxidoreductase produces MHLPFGWYLRFVSVSHYGDLADQKERADFMIVVTGASGQLGQLVVRELLQSVPASALVAAVRNPQSVAGFASLGVQVRQMDYAQPSTLDAAFSGADKVLLISGSEVGSRVPQHANVIHACKAVGVKLLAYTSLLHADVSPLPLAAEHHQTEILLQDSGVPHVVLRHGWYTENYLASIPAALGYGVVMGCAGEGRIASATRADYAAADAAVLLADDQAGKVYELAGDEAYTLTEFADELSRQAHKPVCYQNMSQADYSQALEGAGFPPPFAMMLAESDTGAAQGGLYDDSRTLSRLIGRPTTPLSTSIQATLLA; encoded by the coding sequence ATGCACTTACCTTTTGGTTGGTACTTGCGATTCGTTAGTGTCTCACATTACGGTGACCTTGCCGACCAAAAGGAACGAGCTGACTTCATGATTGTTGTGACGGGCGCCTCGGGGCAACTTGGGCAGTTGGTTGTGCGTGAGCTGTTGCAATCGGTTCCGGCCAGTGCGTTGGTGGCCGCGGTTCGTAACCCTCAGAGCGTTGCTGGCTTCGCCAGCCTTGGTGTACAGGTTCGGCAGATGGATTACGCCCAACCCTCCACTCTGGACGCCGCATTTTCCGGTGCCGACAAAGTGTTGTTGATCTCCGGCAGTGAGGTTGGAAGCCGCGTGCCGCAGCATGCCAACGTGATCCATGCCTGCAAAGCTGTGGGTGTAAAGCTGCTGGCGTATACCAGCCTTCTGCACGCTGATGTGAGCCCGCTTCCGCTGGCGGCAGAACATCACCAGACGGAAATCCTCCTGCAAGACTCTGGAGTTCCCCACGTTGTCTTGCGGCATGGCTGGTACACCGAGAACTATCTCGCGAGCATTCCGGCCGCCCTTGGCTACGGTGTCGTGATGGGCTGCGCGGGTGAAGGCCGAATTGCTTCGGCAACGCGCGCTGATTACGCAGCTGCCGATGCTGCTGTGTTGCTGGCCGATGATCAGGCTGGCAAGGTGTATGAATTGGCAGGTGATGAGGCTTACACGTTGACGGAGTTTGCGGACGAGCTCAGCCGGCAGGCTCACAAGCCGGTCTGCTATCAGAACATGTCTCAGGCTGACTACAGCCAAGCGCTGGAAGGTGCCGGCTTCCCGCCGCCCTTTGCCATGATGCTGGCGGAGTCAGACACTGGCGCTGCTCAGGGTGGATTGTATGACGACAGCAGAACCTTGAGCAGACTGATCGGCCGTCCGACGACTCCACTCAGCACATCGATTCAAGCAACACTTCTCGCCTGA
- a CDS encoding phycobilisome rod-core linker polypeptide — protein MAIPLLKYAPTTQNSRVKAFRVGSDEDPKAVALDKAIDREDQNFVIESAYRQIFFHAFKVDRDTILESQLRDGQITVRDFIRALCLSDTFTRSFYNLNNNYRVARHLVEKLLGRQVYGKAEEIAWSAVIMTKGVAGAVDKILDSDEYLENFGYDTVPYHRNRVVGSREVGETPFNITTPRYDAYHRGILGFPQIIYTGTKRSLPERARQRRGGYPEDYLPWVRTLPALRVGAASSGNAGMDYLSKVPYRSVGR, from the coding sequence GTGGCAATTCCGCTTCTGAAGTACGCGCCCACCACCCAGAACTCCCGGGTGAAGGCCTTCCGCGTGGGTTCCGACGAGGACCCGAAGGCTGTCGCGCTCGACAAGGCGATCGACCGTGAAGACCAGAACTTCGTGATCGAGTCGGCTTACCGCCAGATTTTCTTCCACGCGTTCAAGGTTGACCGCGACACGATTCTCGAGTCGCAACTGCGCGACGGTCAGATCACCGTGCGTGATTTCATCCGCGCACTCTGCCTGTCTGACACCTTCACGCGCAGCTTCTACAACCTCAATAACAACTACCGGGTGGCCCGCCACCTTGTGGAGAAGCTGCTGGGCCGCCAGGTGTATGGCAAAGCTGAGGAAATCGCCTGGTCCGCCGTCATCATGACCAAGGGCGTGGCCGGTGCTGTCGACAAGATTCTCGACAGCGATGAATACCTCGAGAACTTCGGCTACGACACGGTTCCATACCATCGCAACCGGGTGGTCGGCTCCCGCGAGGTGGGTGAAACCCCCTTCAACATCACCACCCCCCGTTACGACGCCTACCACCGGGGCATCCTGGGCTTCCCCCAGATCATCTACACCGGCACCAAGCGCTCCCTGCCCGAGCGCGCGCGTCAGCGCCGTGGTGGCTATCCCGAGGATTACCTCCCCTGGGTGCGCACGCTGCCCGCCCTGCGTGTGGGGGCTGCGTCCTCCGGCAACGCCGGCATGGATTACCTCTCCAAGGTTCCTTATCGCAGCGTCGGACGCTGA
- a CDS encoding ferredoxin-thioredoxin reductase catalytic domain-containing protein, translating to MPESVSAPSAPTSESLEVIRKFAETYAQRTGTYFCSDPGVTAVVLEGLARHKDQLGGALCPCRHYEDKQAEVSQAFWNCPCVPMRERKECHCMLFLTEDNPFRGDQQTISTEEILSHTAG from the coding sequence ATGCCCGAATCCGTTTCCGCCCCCTCCGCCCCCACCAGCGAAAGCCTGGAGGTGATCCGGAAGTTTGCCGAAACCTACGCCCAGCGCACCGGCACCTACTTCTGCAGCGATCCCGGCGTCACCGCCGTGGTCCTGGAAGGCCTCGCCCGCCACAAAGACCAGCTGGGCGGCGCCCTCTGCCCCTGCCGCCACTACGAAGACAAGCAGGCGGAAGTGTCCCAGGCGTTCTGGAACTGCCCTTGCGTGCCGATGCGGGAACGCAAGGAGTGCCACTGCATGCTCTTCCTCACCGAAGACAATCCCTTCCGCGGCGACCAGCAGACGATCAGCACCGAAGAGATTCTTTCCCATACAGCCGGCTGA
- a CDS encoding phycobiliprotein lyase, producing the protein MTVPIADAISFFRLSCGRWRSQRTSHHLLHRRAEGGGSLIQVVDVSADDPRLVAIAELHGQDPGALVGGCQVRWSGSMDWDKAGEEHQGESVFGLIPTDAHGREGLLLRDRGYAETAPVAGRFCMDERDGLLLTTAYETMSSLERFWFPNPDLRLRTSTVEGLSNTASFCMETRCRDDNAPGSEAAGGEAASVGAVTGDGNERLSAFGW; encoded by the coding sequence GTGACCGTTCCGATCGCCGATGCCATCAGCTTTTTCCGGCTGAGTTGCGGCCGCTGGCGTTCCCAGCGCACCAGCCACCACCTGTTGCATCGACGCGCCGAGGGGGGCGGCTCGCTGATCCAGGTGGTGGACGTGAGCGCCGACGATCCCCGCCTGGTGGCGATCGCCGAGCTGCATGGCCAGGATCCCGGCGCGCTGGTGGGGGGCTGCCAGGTGCGCTGGAGCGGTTCGATGGATTGGGATAAGGCCGGAGAGGAGCACCAGGGGGAGTCGGTGTTCGGCCTGATCCCCACCGATGCCCACGGGCGCGAGGGCCTGCTGCTGCGCGACCGCGGCTACGCCGAAACAGCACCGGTGGCCGGGCGGTTCTGCATGGATGAGCGCGACGGCCTGCTGCTCACCACCGCCTACGAAACGATGAGCTCCCTGGAGCGCTTCTGGTTCCCCAACCCGGATCTGCGCCTGCGCACCAGCACGGTGGAGGGGCTTTCGAACACCGCATCCTTCTGCATGGAAACCCGCTGCCGCGACGACAACGCCCCAGGCAGCGAGGCCGCCGGGGGGGAAGCAGCGTCGGTGGGGGCCGTAACCGGCGATGGCAACGAGAGGCTGTCCGCTTTCGGCTGGTGA